The following proteins come from a genomic window of Deinococcus sp. YIM 134068:
- the mnmE gene encoding tRNA uridine-5-carboxymethylaminomethyl(34) synthesis GTPase MnmE: MTRLGLSDTIAAIATAPGSAGVGIVRVSGPGALTVADGLFRGRRKPSRTAGGQFLFGQLTAEGGEVLDEGLCLVFRGPRSYTGEDVAELQTHGSPAVLGRVLARVLELGARPARPGEFTQRAYLAGRLDLAQAEAVLGLVNAGTDTARRQASLGLAGALGERVERVATQITRTLAAIQALLDYPEEGVPEEDREAPLAAAEAELGALVGTARAGQVATRGARLALIGLPNAGKSSLLNALLGYERSIVTPIPGTTRDYLEAQMSLAGVPVTLVDTAGIRETGDEVEAAGVRQAVTLAGAADLVLVLEDGSQPREALPANLPDAARVLRVRTKSDLPAVWSDEGMLAVSAVTGAGLAELRDAIHSALIGDAARGEAWLTTERQADAARRALSHVRAARLLPDELAGYELEEALRALADLTGRDVGEDVVDAVFRNFCVGK, from the coding sequence GTGACCCGCCTCGGCCTCTCCGACACCATCGCCGCCATTGCCACCGCTCCCGGCAGCGCGGGCGTAGGCATCGTGCGGGTGAGCGGGCCGGGGGCGCTGACCGTGGCGGACGGCTTATTCCGGGGGCGGCGGAAGCCGAGCAGGACCGCCGGGGGACAGTTCCTCTTCGGGCAACTGACCGCCGAGGGCGGCGAGGTGCTGGACGAGGGCCTGTGCCTGGTCTTCCGGGGGCCGCGCTCCTACACGGGCGAGGACGTGGCCGAACTCCAGACGCACGGCAGCCCGGCGGTGCTGGGGCGGGTGCTGGCGCGGGTGCTGGAACTCGGTGCCCGCCCAGCCCGGCCCGGCGAGTTCACCCAGCGGGCCTACCTCGCCGGACGGCTCGACCTCGCGCAGGCGGAGGCGGTGCTGGGCCTCGTGAACGCGGGGACGGACACGGCGCGGCGGCAGGCGAGCCTCGGCCTCGCCGGGGCGCTCGGCGAGCGGGTAGAGCGGGTGGCGACGCAGATCACGCGCACGCTGGCGGCGATCCAGGCCCTGCTCGATTACCCGGAGGAGGGCGTGCCCGAGGAGGACCGGGAGGCTCCCCTCGCGGCAGCCGAAGCCGAACTGGGGGCGCTTGTGGGTACGGCCCGCGCCGGGCAGGTCGCCACGCGGGGGGCACGGCTGGCCCTAATCGGTCTTCCAAATGCGGGCAAGAGCAGCCTCCTCAACGCCCTGCTGGGCTACGAGCGGTCCATCGTGACGCCGATTCCGGGCACGACGCGCGACTATCTGGAGGCGCAGATGTCGCTGGCGGGCGTGCCCGTGACCCTGGTGGACACGGCGGGCATCCGCGAGACGGGCGACGAGGTGGAGGCCGCCGGGGTGCGTCAGGCGGTCACTCTGGCCGGGGCCGCCGACCTCGTGCTCGTTCTTGAGGATGGTTCTCAGCCTCGCGAGGCGTTGCCCGCCAATTTGCCGGACGCGGCGCGGGTGCTGCGAGTGCGGACGAAGAGTGATCTGCCCGCCGTGTGGAGCGATGAGGGCATGCTAGCGGTCAGCGCCGTGACGGGCGCGGGTCTCGCCGAGTTGCGTGACGCCATCCACTCCGCCCTGATCGGTGACGCGGCGCGGGGCGAGGCGTGGCTCACCACCGAGCGGCAGGCCGACGCCGCCCGCCGGGCGCTCTCGCATGTGCGCGCCGCCCGCCTCCTCCCCGACGAGCTGGCCGGGTACGAGTTGGAGGAGGCGTTGCGAGCGCTGGCCGACCTGACCGGGCGCGACGTGGGCGAGGACGTGGTGGACGCCGTGTTCCGCAACTTCTGCGTGGGGAAGTGA